The DNA sequence GCCAGCAGCATCACACTGCCACTCGCCAAGGTCAGTTTGTTCGTTAACGAACACAGTCTGCAGTGGTCGCCGGAGTTCAGCAAGTAAGAAATTAAAGGTCTGCATTCCTAGGATTGATCAGTCATCATCAAGAACAAAATGGGGGGGGtggaaaaaaatattgaacaGTCCATTCACTTAGTCCACTCTTTCATGGAATGTATCCAGAACTTACAGAATGATTCTGAATTTCAAAGTAAAGTTCATAAAGTTGAAAAGGTCACTCGGTCGTACAGATGATACAGAGACTCAGCCAAGGTccctcagtcactcagtcagtcactcagtcagctCGGACGATGAACGTGTGTAGGGGGAACTGGCGAGGGTCATTGCCTGGTCTGGTCGGTGGGTAAGTCCTTGGAAAAGTAGGTAATGTCAGCAGGTACACAAAGGGGGAGGGGACGAGCGTGGGGTGCAAGTGGTAGGATAGAGGCCGGgattaggtagttaggtaggctTAGCAAAACACCCTAGGTCGGGCGGGGAGTCACAGACTCCCGCTGTGGACAAAGCAACACAAGTCGGTGGGTCAGGTGCCGGGGCCGTGAACAGGCGGGTCAGACACATCAAAATAAACTACTATATCACAGGTTAAACACGTCACACAGAACACCTCGTACGGGTGGGGAGATCTTCTAAGAGCGGCACTAGGCTGGGCCCCTTCAAGGCTCGGTGGCGCTCGGGCTCAGTACTTTGGCCCGGGGATACATCCGGACTGCCAGGGCTTGGAAACTTAACTAGGGCTTTGAAATCACACTAGGGGCCGGTGACTGCATCGAAGCCCTAAGTAACAGGAATTTAGGGAAAACCTAAAAGGAACGAGAGTCTGTTTTTGGAACTTGTGAAAGGGAGGGCCAGTGGGCgctgcaggagggggagagggcctTGTGAAGGCAGTAATGACTGGCTGGTAACAAGTTGTGGTGGAgggcggggttggggggggaggggggagagccCGGTTGACCCGCCCCCTCCAGGCACTAGCGACTGGCTGGTAACATTTGAGTGTGCTGGCGCGGCACacagtggaggggaggaggaggaggaggaggaggcaccaggGAGGGGGTTAGGTACCAAGAGGCACCAAGCTGGAATCAAGGAGACACCAAGAAGCAGCAAGACGAACCAGATATCACTCGTCGCTCAGCTTGATGGACACGTAAGAGGCGAGGTTTTGCCAGAAGTTGAGCACATGCATATTGACGATGTCCTCAAGGCCAGCGGGACACTGGGAGTAGGCGTGGCCACAATCCTCACCCGCCACGCCCCTCTCGGCAGCCCAGTAGTAGCGGAAGAAGCGAAACACGGCCGGACTGTACGTTGACGGCCGGGCGAATGACTCGCTCTtcctgaaacagaaaaaaaacatcACATTAGTCACGTAACAGAGGTGACCAGATACAGTAGATCTGTacgaagagtttttttttttttttttagattatgcTGGCCTAATGTAAACCACCCCGCTATATATCAAACTGGTAATCTTAAAGTAAGTCTACGTTGCCAGCTCTCAAAGGCCTAGATCTATACTAGCAAAAGACAGTGCGGGGTGTGCAAGATGTTGAAGTCATGTTGCTGGTGAATGCATGTGTACCTGGATGAGGTTATGTCGCTAGAGAAGGAATGTGTACGATGGTGAGGTAGTGCTGCTGTCAAAGCAAATGCTGATGTTCTCCAGACTGTGCTTGGGTTTAGCTTCCTACTTCGTCAGGTGTTAACCCGGTGTTTTGAAGATGTGTCGAAGGTGTTCACTGTGCTTCCACAGTCCACAGGGTGTGTCAGCAGTGAGtcagcacctaacctaaccagcacaCACTCTTAAACACTATCTAAGTCTTCACTATATCGTTAGAGTTGGGATCCAGAGTGCCAGGGGCGTCAAGTGCAGCGGCCTGCTGCATGTCTCCCTCTTATGCTACCCCATCAGGAGCATCTACTGCCAAGGAGATCGGCTGATGGTGTCCCAGTGTACAGCGACTGAGCTGGAGCCACAGCCGTGGGTCCCTTTATTGGGTGCCGTCCTCTGTGCTAGTCTTGGACATCACGCAGGCAAGGTCAGCATGTTTGCTAATACTGCCGTCGTCCACCGCGTGCCGTGTTGTCAGTGGTCGCCGTGCCTTCCTTCACTCAATCCCTAACCACTCGTCAGTCTCTCCAGCGACCTGACAGAAGATGACCACTAAGTATTCACTCTGTCTCATCGCGGAAAAGGGAGCGCGATGATCACCTGGATGTTCCAGATTGTGGCAAGTGCTTCCGCGTGGCAAGTTGTCAAGTGCGTGTTAAAATTTGACCTTGTGATCACCACGCCCAGCCACTTTGGGACGACTGGCTCTTCTCGTTGCTATAACCAAATTTCAGATGGGAGGCTTGTAGAAGGCATGAGGATCTGTGTGGTTTCCTGGAGGAAAAGAGCTTGAAAACAAGTTGCTCGAGTCTAGTTATGTATGCTTGTCTCTACAAGAAGATGGGAatctttatcactacctgttctaTCCAGTTAACCTGGagcaagatagatatatattgttgttgatgttggtgttAGCAGAGGATCCGATGAGAATACCTCTGTCTTCTTCTGCTCATTGGCTCAGAAATCATCTTGATGGGTGAACCTTTGAGTGTACCTTGACTTTGAACCACTAAAAGCGAAATTTAGACACAGCTAACTTCTTGTTCACATGAGGCGCCCAGTGCCATAGTGTCTCAGTATGTGTGTGCAGGTACTCAGCCCTGGCTCCAGTGAGGACCGTAACTCGGGaaaagagcaagaaattgttGTGCAGCGCCGCGGCCAGATTGACAACCCAACAGATGCATGTCGTGACCATCAGGTGGGAACGTCATGGTAGCGCCACTTTTCTGGCGGCCGACAAGACTGACCGGCTCAGACGACCTTCGTTGTTTTAAGTTGTCCCTCGAGACGCGGCCAGCGGGTTCCTGATAATCACGAGCCACAcgcaaaaaagaaagagaatcgtTATCCTCTGATCAGCTGGTTAGCGGAGAAGGAGCGTCCTGACACTCGACCCTCGTGCATCAGGTGCTGGCGTCTGGCTGAGTGGCGGTTGCTGGTTGGCTGGGATAAGCCCTAGCAACTCGGGACTGGATGATCCCACAGAGGCCTCCCATGCCTATCTTAATACAGGAACtattgccccgccccgccctggtGCATTATCTTTTTGATCAATAATTCTGGCGAGGGTTAGGCGGGAGCGGTGGCGTCCcgcacgacacacacaacacaccacctagTGAGCTGCAGACATTGCCAGCTCGCACCTCCTCCTGAGCCTTCAGGCATGGATGCAAGTGGCACTCAAGGCCAGGACTATATGATCACAGGTTCAGTCCAGTACAGTGACATCACATGCTATTTGTCACAGGAAAATccgcctcccctcacccccacaaaaGAAAATCTTGTCCAAATATAAAAAAGTATCTGTTTCTTATTTTATATCTTTTCTCTGATACATGCAGTTTTGCTGAGAAACGACTGATTTTGTAAGAAAAGGACCGTAGGTAAGTTCGAAAAGAAATATCTTCGAGACAGTATTGAAAACGACAGATCCATCAAATGATATAGACTCGCTGagaattattatattttcataattactTAGAACACTTGAGGCAGGTGTTTCGATTCGTTTCGATAGATAGTCACAAAATAACGTTGTTAGATCTAATGACCTTGGCTGTTAATAGTCCTCAAGCCGTGGGAGCCAACCAATTAACATAATTAGTTGAGCATTTTATGACAACGTTCTGACACTTTCCTCTGGCCCTGGGGGAACAAAAGACTTCCATTGCCGGTGTTGGCCTAACAAGAACATCGCCCCAAACACCTCCACAGGCAACCGGAAGACAGTATACATGAGGCTGGGTTGCATGTGTTTAGGTTCGGTGCGTTTCTCAAGGTCAGCTCAGCTACGAGGTAATCCAGTAAACGCTGGTATAAGAACTGTGCCACGAGGATGGACCAAACCTAACCAGAGATGAGGTTGGCGAAGCAGACATGCTTGTTGTAATTTGGTTGGTACATTGACATAATCGCTGGTCGTAATGCGACCCGTCACATACCAGCAGACGTGGGAGCCTTCGGGGCCTGTAGCGCCCCTCACAGACATGCATGCCCCCTCCACCGCCACAAGCTGTCGTGAGGAACCCACTCGAGTTGCTCTTACAGAACATGAGCCTTACGTCATCACGTGTATAGCTCGGGGCACCAGCGGGAGTCGGCGACTGGAGGATGGTGCCGGCGGAGTGGGCAGGGACTGGCGCCACGGAGACGACCACCACCTGCCCTTACTGTGGCCCCACCCGCCCCGGTCCCCACACCAACTCACTCACCACGacactccacaccctccaccgCCATCCCCCACGCAGACCCCCACACCCACATTCATCAACTGACGATAATAAAGACTCGTCAAACGTGACTCTTCATCTACGCTGGAACATCATGTAGGCTGtcctccaccatatatatatatatatatatatatatatatatatatatatatatatatatatatatatatatatatatatatatatatatatattgtgtgagttTGTTTTTGTAAGaatgtatacttaagtatgtaTATTCGATGCGAAATATAGCTAAATAAAAACTAGTCCAATTAACTTTTAGCTGAATTTTACGAACCCTGGCCACCCCAACCCTCTCCGGTAAGGCAGTGAGGCCAGGACTCGGCCCACAGGTTGGGCTGGAAGATCTTGCGCAATAGGGATCGGCGACGACGGTAGCGGAGCGGCCGGCGTGGGACGCTGATGATCATAGCATTACCGCCTGGTGTTACCGTGGCTACCTGGTCGAGAGGTAATCAAGCAAGAGCAGTGTGACAGGAAGGAGTCAACTGGAAGGAAGTTTACACATGAAGAGACGGCAGCAGACCTTAATGGTACACTGGATTGATGATGGAACGTTCGGTTCAACGTTCAAGGTGAGCAACGCGGCCGTCTACCCTCGTGTCCGGATCTTCACTagcattcccctcctccctcctcctcctctcccatcccaacccctacccctcctcctcttcccttcccttcctctctcctcctgatGCATATTCCACCGCACTACCACCCCTTCCTATCCCTTCATCAGATATCTTCCACTGACAtaaccccctccttccttcagGTACCTTATACAAACACCCCCGCCCTCCTTCGGgtacctgctacacacacacacacacacacacacacacacacacacacacacacacacacacacacactttcctgccTTGCCACCAACTGCGTTAAACATCCATCGATCGTTGGCTGAGCCCAGAGGATGTTGATCGTCACCTGGTGTCGCAGCTATGGCCGGAATGAGTCAACATTACCCATAGCTCATCTCATGTTGACAGTTCAGCATACAGACAGCTTCCTTTTCTGCTGGTTATTGTTTACTGTGTGTTCCTATCTGACTTACGGTGACCTCTCCTGCACCTCACAGTAGAGTTGCTGGCCTGAGTGTTATGGGATTTTGTATTCTTACTGCTGGCGttgaacacgacgcgacgacccatgagcacgacggcacgacctgcgTGCATGATAGCCTGCTcaaagggttgtatcatcgtgcaCAAGGTGTTAAATTCCCATGGGCTTAGATGCTGTCGTGTACACCTGCCACAACTCCCTTCTCAAGCGAGTATTAAAGTCCATAGTAGTGTGAGAGGTTAGCCGATGGACGCCACGGGAGACCAGGATGCGACCCTCAGCGTCCAGGGATCACGTCAGACCAAGGCAGCTTCTCCCTTGTTTTATGCTAACACCATTAGGGAGGCCAGTGCGTTGCTTAGTCTGGTGGCGTGTGGCCAGTCAGACAGCGCGAAGGGCGTGGTGTGGCCAGCCAggcagggtgtagggtgtagTATGGCCTCCAGGCAGGGTGTAGGGAGTGGTGTGGCCAGCCAGGCAGTGTGTAGGGTGTGGTATGGCCATCCAGGTAGCATGAAGGGCGTGGTGTGCCCAGGCAGGCAGagtgtagggtgtggtgtggccaACCAGGTGGAAAAGGCCTGACCCACCTGCCTTAGTAGACAAGTAGGGCAGCCCGTCACCAGCTGTACAACTGAAGACTGCCACGCCACCTGTCGTCGTCACCTCTCGATAAAACTGCCGGCTCATCCTCCTCCGTCCCCCTAGCCAGCCCTGGACCCCTCCGCCCCTAGATGATCACCCCATATCCCGTCttggaccccctccccctcctcctcctctcccgtccctCAGTCCCGAGCCGGTTACATAAAACCCTAGCCTTACAGCCCCCACCTCCCAGAaccgcccctctccctccacccttacCCTGCCTCTGGGGAGCATGAAGTACGTGGCACCTCTTGAACCTTATGCTAATGACGGGACGCCTTCATCCGTGCTGACCTAATGGTGGTTCTGTTTGTTCGGGGGATTCCATTCATATCTTGATATTCATTTACTCGTTTAACATTCGTGCGTTTATAAAGTATGGGAATAAACCTCACATTATAGTGGCGTGTTGGTACGAAGGCCGCTACTCTCTTGTAACAGCCAAAATCAGCATTGAGTGAGGAGGTATAAGATATCTTCTTAGTCTAGTGTTTGTGTTCATTTGGTCCATCGTCGCGCATTACAAGGGGATCAGTCAACTCCCTTCCCGAGCACCATCATAAGTTCAGATCCACCATGTCCTGCGGTGCACATCTTCACTGATCACTTCTCAGGACTGTGTGGTAAAGAGTCATTTCCTTCCTTATTCTTTAATTCCTCAGAAGCATTTTGATGTCATTAGTTGTAGACATCGTTTGTATAAGCTGAGGTACGTAAGTGCTCTGAGGACTCGACGAAAAGACAGTAATTATAGAAACCGGGATACAGTTTGTCTTAGCAAATGTCACATCCATAACCCACTGAAGGAGCTGCTCGGTCGCTCCATATATTACTCACTCGACCTAATTTATTGCAGTAGCGTGCAGGGTGGTGGCCGCCAGACCTCACCACACCCTGTTGCTATGGCCAACAAGCAGGTAATTAGTTTGATGGCAGGTGTCCCTTTTCCTCGTGTTCACACTCGGTCCATATTAAGATAGTGGAATATCTGTACGCTGATCACACAGACACGGGGCGCATTCTGCTCTTACGTCCAGGAAAACAAGCCTCGTATTTGATAGGCTAACCCTGACGTAGATCATGATGTTGCTGGTCGTGCCACAGGAAGACTTCAAGTGTGCCAAACATGAAAACCTTTAGTTCCAGTTATCTAATACCTTCCAGGACCCCATCCACACAATTTCAGTGATACTAGCACGACGGATAACTTTgaatccagtttatatatatatatatatatatatatatatatatatatatatatatatatatatatatatatatatatatatatatatatatatatatgtatagatagatagatagatagctagatatgtgtgtgtgtgtgtgtgtacccatccgtacttgatcgccgtttctcgagttagcaaggtagcgccaagaacaaacgAGGAAAGGCTACATCAGCTCATGTCCCTTCTCtagttctcatgtgtaatgcaccaaaactatagctccctatccacagccaggccccattgactgcacgtccaccccagtataacacatcggttcaattcgctctatcccgtgcatgcctttcacccctcttgcatgttcaggacccagtcgctcaaaatctttttcactccttccttccatctccagtttcatCTCCCtgttctcattccttccacttctaacgcacatatcctctttatccacctttcctcactcattctctccatatttccacaccgtttcagcacaccctcttcagccacctcacaccacctattgtcctcaaacattttatttctaccacatccaccctcctcgcacatctttttctatagcccatgcttcacattcatatgatattgttaggactaTTATGCTTTCATACATACCTAttttcccctcccagatatcgttcattctttccacacattcttcagagctcttagaactttcgcctcctcccctaccctatgcctcacttccgcttaaatattccattcgctgccatgtccactccccgatatctaaaacacttcacttcctccatgttttctccgctgacactcacactccctcaaccctgctaatccttataaccttgctttaattcatatttactctcaaccgcagtcaccaacttctgcggtctCTTATTCGAAggtgccaccagtgctttatcatcagcaaacaacaactgactcacttcccagtccctctcgtcccccacacacagcatactcgcccctctctccaaaactcttacatttacctccctctccaccccatccatagacaaattgagctactatggtgacatcactcacccctgccgtagaccgaccttcactgtatACCATTCActtctcctctcttgctactcgtacatatgccttacatccttgataaaaacttctcactgcttctagtatcttacctcccacaccgtatattcttacgaccttccaaaaggcatctctatcaaccctaacatccGCTTTCTCCAAATCTCTAAATGCCACATACGATTTATGTTTCTTtgagtatttcacacacacacacacacacacacacacacacacacacacacacacacacacacatatatataatatatatatatatatatatatatatatatatatatatatatatatatatatatatatatatatatatataatttcgtcaACACTGGTTGCCATTTAAACTTGTCATATCGAGCTCTTTCCGTCGTGTGACTTTCATCCACGACTCTACACAAACACTTTCCAGTCAACATATCAGACATAAATGTTCAGAACCGTACAGTACAACTGGCATTTCCCTGACCCACTTCTGTACACAACAACATCATCCTACAAGGGTTAACCTATAGTGTTCTGACGTATGATAATTACGCTATGCCTCTGATGCTGGTGAGTTACATGTATAATATCGACATCCTACACATACTGATAAAGATTTTTTGTGGAATTTCTCAAAGTTAAAATCTGGTAGAAATCCAGAAATCATTTTCAGTATGATCAGGACCGCCTCTGGCTCACCATTGTGCTGCAAGAACGTATagcattgttttattttttatgtatgtgttaatgaattgtcatcatttcataacattatcattattattatcattattatcattattattattgtagtagtagtagtagtaatgatgatagtattactattattactactaagatactgataatgataattataatgataatagtaatgatgataataaatgataatgataatcatcatcataattcttattatcattatcattgccaaACCGTGTAAATGCAATGTCCGGAGCCATCCGGCAGTCCGTGTTCGGAGGAAGGTGTGCGAGCGAGACACACATATACTAAGCAAGAAACTGTGAGGTGACGGGTACTCACCTAAGGGCCGAGAGAATGAGATGTGAGAGGGGGCTGTAGGCTGCGGGGTCGTGGGCCAGCTGGCAGATGGCTCGCATACGGCAGCTGTCGTCATGCACTCGCAGGTAGTGGAAGTACGCATCAAGCCGGGAGAGCAACGGCCCCAGCTCTCTGAGGGTACAAGACGGTACACCGGGGTCACCACACGGGCCAAGGGAGGCTAAGGGTCATTGAGACACATGCCAGGGGGAGTAAGAGTCTCTAGAACACGTGCCAGAGAGGTTAAGGGTCGCTGGAACACGTGCCAAGGGAGGGTAAGAGTCGCTGGAACACGTGCCAAGGGAGGGTAAGAGTCGCTGGAACACGTGCCAAGGGAGAGTAAGAGTCGCTGGAACACGTGCCAGGGAGGGATACGGTTCTGGGACGAATGCTAGGGAAAGGAGAGGTCGGTGGGACGTAGGATATGGGGAAAGCTTAAGAGAGTCGTGTATAGAGacagggaggtgagagagagggatcCGTGGGGCGAGGGACAAGACCAGGGAGAGGAGGACATTCAGGCATACCTGACTGGTTGGGACATGAGGAGGGCAAGAAGTGGGAATCCTGGCAACAGACAATATAATCCATCAAATTATGACACAGAAATTGGCTTATATGTATCAGATTGATGTCAGCGAAGTAGAGAAAACACACTTACTCGTGGGCCTGGTAGTCTGGGAGGCTGGGGTCGTAACGCACTTGATCACTCAGGACTCGGTCCACGGGGCCCCGGATGTCCAGTGAAttgcttccctcaccatcacttgatCTGGATCGACTGCTTCTAAAACGGAAGCTCGACCAATCAGAATTCTTCCTCCCGGCCAATGAGTAACGAGATCGGAAGGCAAACGTGGGAAGAAGAACGGTGATTGGTAGGTAAACTACAAGATCTGAAAGGAAAGAAAGTAAGCGGAGGTTAGTCATTTCTTCCCAGTGAGACTTAGCGAAAAGAAATAATAACTCAAGCTGTCAGACTGTAAACAAGTCTTCAGTATAACTAGTTTGTGTTAGTTTTAGAAGTTATTAGTTACTATTTGTTGGAGAAGAGACGGAAAAGTAACTAATATCCAGATTAGCAACAGCTTTAGATACTAGTCATTACTGAACGTAACGTATCCTTTACGACGCTCAGAACCACACGTCATGGTCAACAAGTGTGCCACGTCACCATCCTCAAAATCACAGTCATCTAACATCCTTCGACAAGTCCACCGTCAGTACTGTGGATCACAATCCTCTCACGGCAGTCCACATCACCATCTTCTGTACATTCCCTCCTCTCATACACGACCCCGAGCAATCCCTCCTTTCTGTTAGCTTTTGTACAGATAGATTCACAGCGCTGTGTTGCTCATGCTGTGGCTGACGATATTAGAAAACGAAGTTTGCAAATTCGTGGAGAGGCAG is a window from the Panulirus ornatus isolate Po-2019 chromosome 3, ASM3632096v1, whole genome shotgun sequence genome containing:
- the LOC139761590 gene encoding uncharacterized protein; the encoded protein is MAPHTPSSLLQFRLALSLLSLLAAPSLGLLPHFPDGDVVDENNLGEGAPQPLSLPDAVRLYQRLQQEEKLHKEREEGRADQVDARLIGITDGGVYRGDLVVYLPITVLLPTFAFRSRYSLAGRKNSDWSSFRFRSSRSRSSDGEGSNSLDIRGPVDRVLSDQVRYDPSLPDYQAHEELGPLLSRLDAYFHYLRVHDDSCRMRAICQLAHDPAAYSPLSHLILSALRKSESFARPSTYSPAVFRFFRYYWAAERGVAGEDCGHAYSQCPAGLEDIVNMHVLNFWQNLASYVSIKLSDE